The proteins below come from a single Elgaria multicarinata webbii isolate HBS135686 ecotype San Diego chromosome 11, rElgMul1.1.pri, whole genome shotgun sequence genomic window:
- the LOC134406182 gene encoding olfactory receptor 4N5-like — METWNQTVAAKFVLQGLSQIWELQLFFCALLLLFYVIILPGNILIIVTILKDPRLGSPMFFFLANLAFMDICYSCVTPPKIISNLFSGSRTISYSGCMAQIFFIHFLGAAETSLLISMAIDRYVAICHPLHYTTMVTRAICWVLVLCAWTGAFIHSIIQVVLIVPLHFCGPNEVDNFFCDITQVIKLACTNTYTLEFFMFVNSGLIATGCFLLILISYGVLLVKVKMGSSQGKSKASSTCITHIIIVFIMFTPATYIYCRPFQDSAYDKVVAFFHTVVFPLMNPMIYTLRNKEIKVAMWRLLKKYNICRDK, encoded by the coding sequence ATGGAAACTTGGAATCAAACAGTTGCGGCCAAGTTCGTTCTCCAGGGGTTATCACAGATCTGGGAGCTGCAGTTGTTCTTCTGTgccctcctcctgctcttctaTGTCATCATCCTACCTGGGAACATCCTCATCATTGTGACAATTCTGAAAGACCCCCGTCTGGGATCCCCCATGTTTTTCTTCTTGGCCAACTTGGCTTTCATGGACATCTGCTATAGTTGTGTCACCCCTCCAAAGATTATATCTAACCTCTTCTCCGGCAGCAGAACCATCTCCTACTCAGGCTGCATGGCTCAgatttttttcattcattttttaggAGCAGCTGAGACCAGCCTCCTTATTTCCATGGCTATTGACCGGTATGTGGCCATCTGCCACCCATTGCACTATACAACCATGGTGACCAGAGCAATATGTTGGGTGTTGGTGCTATGTGCATGGACTGGAGCTTTCATTCATTCCATAATCCAAGTTGTCCTCATTGTCCCACTCCATTTCTGTGGCCCCAATGAAGTGGATAACTTCTTCTGTGATATCACCCAGGTCATCAAGCTGGCTTGCACCAACACTTACACACTAGAGTTTTTCATGTTTGTCAACAGTGGCTTGATCGCCACTGGATGTTTCCTCCTTATCCTCATCTCCTATGGGGTCCTACTGGTCAAGGTGAAGATGGGCTCCAGCCAAGGGAAAAGCAAAGCCTCTTCCACATGCATCACCCACATCATCATTGTCTTCATTATGTTTACTCCAGCTACCTACATCTATTGCCGTCCTTTCCAAGACTCCGCCTATGACAAGGTGGTGGCCTTTTTCCACACAGTGGTCTTCCCCTTGATGAACCCCATGATCTACACCCTGAGGAACAAGGAGATTAAAGTTGCTATGTGGAGACTGCTGAAGAAATACAACATTTGCAGGGACAAGTGA